The Erythrolamprus reginae isolate rEryReg1 chromosome 3, rEryReg1.hap1, whole genome shotgun sequence genome contains a region encoding:
- the BLOC1S4 gene encoding biogenesis of lysosome-related organelles complex 1 subunit 4, giving the protein MTDGRARFPGDGREMAQTDAAAPSVTVPGEPPLPHSSSSSSSSFSSGDSGHVSQSHSSASGIGDEYAATGDASRGGFLLAAAAADYASYLLPSPLENVASAGQIGTLDKSLEDLLIRVDEFVGMLDMIRSDSSQVINESVPHIHAKAMEMKKLYRKIDKLEAFVKMIGSNVTGMEEQIIKAESDLGNFPNTLKKLLYTINVPSFLNKSSSSRQNQALYEPPDLFKTEDYFPCLDQGQCM; this is encoded by the exons ATGACAGACGGCCGGGCGAGGTTCCCGGGAGACGGGCGGGAGATGGCGCAGACGGACGCAGCAGCCCCTTCCGTCACCGTTCCTGGGGAGCCGCCGCTGCCtcactcctcctcctcgtcttcctcctcgTTCTCGAGCGGTGACAGCGGCCACGTCTCTCAGAGTCACAGCAGTGCCTCCGGCATCGGCGACGAATACGCGGCGACGGGCGATGCCTCGCGCGGGGGGTTCCTACTGGCCGCGGCGGCGGCTGACTACGCCTCTTACCTGCTCCCTTCGCCGCTCGAGAACGTCGCCTCAGCCGGGCAG ATCGGGACTTTGGACAAGAGTCTTGAAGATTTATTGATCAGGGTAGATGAGTTTGTGGGAATGCTGGACATG attaGAAGTGATTCTTCTCAAGTAATTAATGAAAGTGTGCCACATATTCATGCAAAGGCAATGGAAATGAAGAAGCTCTATAGAAAGATTGACAAACTAGAG GCCTTTGTAAAAATGATTGGTAGTAATGTGACTGGAATGGAGGAACAGATCATAAAGGCAGAATCAGACCTTGGAAATTTTCCAAATACGTTAAAAAAATTATTGTACACAATCAAtgtgccatcttttttaaat AAATCATCTTCATCGAGGCAAAATCAAGCCCTCTATGAGCCGCCTGATCTCTTCAAGACTGAAGACTACTTTCCGTGTCTTGATCAAGGACAATGTATGTGA
- the ADNP2 gene encoding activity-dependent neuroprotector homeobox protein 2 isoform X1, with amino-acid sequence MFQIPVQNLDNIRRSRKKVKGILVDIGLESCQELIQTLKSFEPGEKYFSCTSWNDVSHWDSVTKRKRYRTNPYCCSLCKFSSKFLNSFKNHLTRYHEDEMDQELVVPCPECSFASQSKIVGKHLRMFHSKKKIQNYNVSGGMRQFRNDAVNFVCQKCQYSDMLYYNIKKHVLVSHFQNLISAYFEETLDESEENFTDHYCKKCNACANSRDSLIYHILTSEVHKDLENILGPVISVQPKKTGQAKSLQIINIAPKPSTANTVSQMIPTSVGSNSTSHFQLPLPPVNQNQNTVSTKAVHNVVGPLSVSGSANSRTASASTSADRLHIAFLSGSRPVNQNSVGLQPSVSQPVFVSQRFPLKQPVRPRVFCLNQPTGNMSRAVLPGVISFPRPIRPTLLPLGNQSVRAIGNPIMPGPGPVPVNKPSSPGVLAVNRPIGSGPGVLPVPQTITSGVLQFNHPVTPGILPANPSTGPGIVQFNQPVTPDGLPVNQSVTPGVSQNATLLTTGSMFRQLIPTGKQVNGIPTYTLAPVSMTLPGAPGSGVATVPPPQVPVQLMPSGPVAQLSQGPATMPSAVAVSSSTNALTKTSLANTAMNLVLKQAKQWKTCPVCSELFPSNVYQVHMQVAHKCSTSKAEMAREVDKVAVYAPFLRWLKDKTVRCFCCKCFLTQAEILKHIFIHGLTCLFCTSIFYDLKSLVTHTRTAHKGKKELHSDYEDKGFQLASDSEGQLIFPHFDFSITSKELGEREVHLVALAGVNSKTLIPLYIKVQQEDAGTSRENKKVSTCPFCFGIFTSTDAYEMHLKEQHQIMPTVHPVLKTPAFKCIHCCGVYTGNMTLTAVTVHLLRCRSAREQTLSAMKMQADLREKQDLPLLNGENHEDAALLAKRKQSDHLYAACVSEDQSDEDPPFFIINNGADQIPVKEVNCVPSKRQKSDHKTETKGEISVEDLNLLVLNPKPFQQSSNEVQKRFLADYFHKKPYPSKKELQLLSSMLRAWKVDVASFFGRKRYFCLKAIKNAKPSVLLGFSMSELRNVKHSLNLNCESEGV; translated from the exons ATGTTTCAAATCCCTGTGCAAAATCTTGATAATATAAGACGATCTCGGAAGAAAGTGAAGGGTATTCTTGTGGATATTGGACTTGAGAGCTGTCAAGAGTTAATTCAg ACTCTGAAAAGTTTTGAGCCAGGAGAAAAATATTTCTCTTGTACTTCATGGAATGATGTATCTCATTGGGACAGTGTTACTAAAAGAAAG aGGTACAGAACAAATCCATATTGCTGTAGCTTGTGcaaattttcatcaaaatttcTTAATTCCTTCAAAAATCACCTGACTCGTTACCATGAGGATGAAATGGATCAAGAGTTAGTTGTTCCTTGTCCAGAGTGTTCATTTGCATCGCAGTCTAAGATAGTAGGAAAACACCTCCGAATGTTTCACTCCAAGAAGAAAATACAAAACTATAATGTGAGTGGTGGTATGAGACAATTCCGAAACGATGCAGTAAACTTTGTATGCCAGAAGTGTCAATATTCTGACATGCTGTACTATAATATAAAGAAACATGTGTTGGTAAGCCATTTTCAAAATCTAATAAGTGCATATTTTGAGGAGACACTTGATGAGAGTGAAGAGAACTTTACTGACCACTACTGCAAAAAGTGTAATGCTTGTGCAAATAGCCGGGATTCTTTAATATATCATATCTTAACATCTGAAGTACATAAAGATCTGGAGAACATATTGGGACCTGTAATTTCAGTTCAGCCTAAAAAAACAGGACAAGCGAAGTCACTGCAGATTATCAATATTGCTCCCAAGCCGTCTACAGCCAATACTGTTTCACAGATGATTCCTACCTCTGTAGGATCAAATTCTACATCACATTTTCAGCTTCCACTTCCACCAGTTAATCAGAATCAAAATACGGTGTCGACAAAAGCAGTTCATAATGTGGTTGGACCTTTGAGTGTTTCAGGTAGCGCCAATAGTAGGACAGCTTCAGCTTCAACTTCTGCTGACCGGTTACATATTGCCTTTCTTTCTGGTTCTCGCCCAGTAAATCAGAATAGTGTTGGTCTTCAGCCTTCAGTTTCCCAACCAGTCTTTGTTTCTCAACGTTTCCCCTTAAAACAGCCGGTAAGACCTAGAGTTTTTTGCCTAAATCAACCCACAGGAAACATGAGCAGAGCTGTTCTTCCAGGAGTCATTTCTTTCCCTCGACCTATCAGGCCTACTCTGCTCCCTCTAGGTAATCAATCAGTCAGAGCTATCGGCAATCCAATTATGCCAGGCCCTGGTCCTGTTCCAGTTAACAAGCCTTCGTCACCTGGGGTGCTTGCTGTCAATCGGCCTATTGGCAGTGGGCCTGGTGTTCTTCCAGTTCCCCAAACAATTACATCAGGAGTGCTTCAGTTTAACCATCCAGTCACACCAGGGATTCTTCCTGCAAACCCATCTACTGGACCTGGGATTGTACAGTTTAATCAGCCTGTTACACCAGACGGTCTTCCTGTAAATCAGTCGGTTACACCAGGAGTGTCTCAGAATGCTACTTTACTTACCACTGGATCTATGTTCAGACAGTTAATTCCAACAGGCAAACAGGTTAATGGAATACCCACATACACTCTTGCACCAGTTTCCATGACTTTGCCTGGGGCACCAGGTAGTGGGGTGGCAACTGTTCCACCGCCTCAAGTACCTGTTCAGTTGATGCCGTCTGGCCCAGTTGCCCAGTTGTCTCAGGGTCCTGCTACTATGCCATCTGCTGTTGCAGTAAGTTCCTCTACAAATGCTCTTACCAAGACTTCTCTCGCCAACACTGCAATGAACCTAGTTCTTAAACAGGCTAAGCAATGGAAGACTTGCCCTGTTTGTAGTGAGCTTTTCCCATCAAATGTCTATCAAGTGCACATGCAAGTGGCCCACAAATGTAGCACCTCGAAGGCGGAGATGGCTCGTGAAGTAGACAAAGTTGCGGTCTATGCACCTTTTCTGAGGTGGCTAAAGGATAAGACGGTGCGATGCTTTTGTTGTAAATGCTTTCTAACTCAGGCAGAGATTTTGAAACACATTTTCATCCATGGGTTAACTTGCCTCTTCTGCACCAGTATTTTCTACGATTTAAAAAGCCTTGTGACTCACACACGAACTGCGcataaaggaaagaaggaactgcACTCAGATTACGAAGATAAAGGGTTTCAGCTTGCGAGCGATTCTGAAGGTCAGCTAATATTCCCTCATTTTGACTTCAGTATAACTTCAAAAGAACTTGGTGAAAGAGAAGTGCATCTAGTTGCACTTGCTGGTGTCAATTCAAAGACACTTATTCCTTTGTATATCAAAGTGCAACAAGAGGATGCCGGAACAAGCAGAGAGAACAAGAAAGTTTCTACTTGCCCTTTTTGTTTCGGTATTTTCACTAGCACTGACGCCTACGAAATGCACTTGAAAGAGCAGCACCAGATCATGCCAACCGTGCACCCCGTTTTGAAGACTCCTGCTTTTAAATGTATCCACTGCTGCGGAGTATACACTGGCAACATGACTCTAACTGCCGTAACTGTGCACTTGCTTCGATGTCGCAGTGCTCGTGAACAGACCTTGTCAGCTATGAAGATGCAGGCTGACCTTCGTGAGAAGCAGGATCTACCACTTTTGAATGGGGagaaccatgaggatgctgctcTTTTAGCCAAGAGGAAACAGTCTGATCATCTTTATGCTGCTTGTGTTTCAGAAGACCAAAGCGATGAGGATCCGCCCTTCTTCATTATAAATAATGGCGCAGACCAGATCCCAGTAAAGGAGGTGAATTGTGTGCCTTCGAAACGACAAAAGTCTGATCATAAAACTGAAACCAAGGGAGAGATTTCAGTTGAAGATCTTAATCTGTTGGTGTTGAATCCGAAGCCATTCCAACAAAGCTCAAATGAAGTCCAAAAAAGGTTTCTTGCAGATTATTTTCACAAGAAGCCCTATCCTAGTAAAAAAGAACTACAATTACTGTCATCCATGTTACGTGCATGGAAAGTGGATGTTGCGTCATTTTTTGGGAGAAAGAGATACTTTTGCCTAAAGGCAATAAAAAATGCTAAGCCATCTGTGCTGTTGGGCTTTAGTATGTCAGAACTTAGAAATGTAAAGCACAGTTTGAATTTAAACTGTGAATCGGAGGGTgtataa
- the ADNP2 gene encoding activity-dependent neuroprotector homeobox protein 2 isoform X2 — protein sequence MDQELVVPCPECSFASQSKIVGKHLRMFHSKKKIQNYNVSGGMRQFRNDAVNFVCQKCQYSDMLYYNIKKHVLVSHFQNLISAYFEETLDESEENFTDHYCKKCNACANSRDSLIYHILTSEVHKDLENILGPVISVQPKKTGQAKSLQIINIAPKPSTANTVSQMIPTSVGSNSTSHFQLPLPPVNQNQNTVSTKAVHNVVGPLSVSGSANSRTASASTSADRLHIAFLSGSRPVNQNSVGLQPSVSQPVFVSQRFPLKQPVRPRVFCLNQPTGNMSRAVLPGVISFPRPIRPTLLPLGNQSVRAIGNPIMPGPGPVPVNKPSSPGVLAVNRPIGSGPGVLPVPQTITSGVLQFNHPVTPGILPANPSTGPGIVQFNQPVTPDGLPVNQSVTPGVSQNATLLTTGSMFRQLIPTGKQVNGIPTYTLAPVSMTLPGAPGSGVATVPPPQVPVQLMPSGPVAQLSQGPATMPSAVAVSSSTNALTKTSLANTAMNLVLKQAKQWKTCPVCSELFPSNVYQVHMQVAHKCSTSKAEMAREVDKVAVYAPFLRWLKDKTVRCFCCKCFLTQAEILKHIFIHGLTCLFCTSIFYDLKSLVTHTRTAHKGKKELHSDYEDKGFQLASDSEGQLIFPHFDFSITSKELGEREVHLVALAGVNSKTLIPLYIKVQQEDAGTSRENKKVSTCPFCFGIFTSTDAYEMHLKEQHQIMPTVHPVLKTPAFKCIHCCGVYTGNMTLTAVTVHLLRCRSAREQTLSAMKMQADLREKQDLPLLNGENHEDAALLAKRKQSDHLYAACVSEDQSDEDPPFFIINNGADQIPVKEVNCVPSKRQKSDHKTETKGEISVEDLNLLVLNPKPFQQSSNEVQKRFLADYFHKKPYPSKKELQLLSSMLRAWKVDVASFFGRKRYFCLKAIKNAKPSVLLGFSMSELRNVKHSLNLNCESEGV from the coding sequence ATGGATCAAGAGTTAGTTGTTCCTTGTCCAGAGTGTTCATTTGCATCGCAGTCTAAGATAGTAGGAAAACACCTCCGAATGTTTCACTCCAAGAAGAAAATACAAAACTATAATGTGAGTGGTGGTATGAGACAATTCCGAAACGATGCAGTAAACTTTGTATGCCAGAAGTGTCAATATTCTGACATGCTGTACTATAATATAAAGAAACATGTGTTGGTAAGCCATTTTCAAAATCTAATAAGTGCATATTTTGAGGAGACACTTGATGAGAGTGAAGAGAACTTTACTGACCACTACTGCAAAAAGTGTAATGCTTGTGCAAATAGCCGGGATTCTTTAATATATCATATCTTAACATCTGAAGTACATAAAGATCTGGAGAACATATTGGGACCTGTAATTTCAGTTCAGCCTAAAAAAACAGGACAAGCGAAGTCACTGCAGATTATCAATATTGCTCCCAAGCCGTCTACAGCCAATACTGTTTCACAGATGATTCCTACCTCTGTAGGATCAAATTCTACATCACATTTTCAGCTTCCACTTCCACCAGTTAATCAGAATCAAAATACGGTGTCGACAAAAGCAGTTCATAATGTGGTTGGACCTTTGAGTGTTTCAGGTAGCGCCAATAGTAGGACAGCTTCAGCTTCAACTTCTGCTGACCGGTTACATATTGCCTTTCTTTCTGGTTCTCGCCCAGTAAATCAGAATAGTGTTGGTCTTCAGCCTTCAGTTTCCCAACCAGTCTTTGTTTCTCAACGTTTCCCCTTAAAACAGCCGGTAAGACCTAGAGTTTTTTGCCTAAATCAACCCACAGGAAACATGAGCAGAGCTGTTCTTCCAGGAGTCATTTCTTTCCCTCGACCTATCAGGCCTACTCTGCTCCCTCTAGGTAATCAATCAGTCAGAGCTATCGGCAATCCAATTATGCCAGGCCCTGGTCCTGTTCCAGTTAACAAGCCTTCGTCACCTGGGGTGCTTGCTGTCAATCGGCCTATTGGCAGTGGGCCTGGTGTTCTTCCAGTTCCCCAAACAATTACATCAGGAGTGCTTCAGTTTAACCATCCAGTCACACCAGGGATTCTTCCTGCAAACCCATCTACTGGACCTGGGATTGTACAGTTTAATCAGCCTGTTACACCAGACGGTCTTCCTGTAAATCAGTCGGTTACACCAGGAGTGTCTCAGAATGCTACTTTACTTACCACTGGATCTATGTTCAGACAGTTAATTCCAACAGGCAAACAGGTTAATGGAATACCCACATACACTCTTGCACCAGTTTCCATGACTTTGCCTGGGGCACCAGGTAGTGGGGTGGCAACTGTTCCACCGCCTCAAGTACCTGTTCAGTTGATGCCGTCTGGCCCAGTTGCCCAGTTGTCTCAGGGTCCTGCTACTATGCCATCTGCTGTTGCAGTAAGTTCCTCTACAAATGCTCTTACCAAGACTTCTCTCGCCAACACTGCAATGAACCTAGTTCTTAAACAGGCTAAGCAATGGAAGACTTGCCCTGTTTGTAGTGAGCTTTTCCCATCAAATGTCTATCAAGTGCACATGCAAGTGGCCCACAAATGTAGCACCTCGAAGGCGGAGATGGCTCGTGAAGTAGACAAAGTTGCGGTCTATGCACCTTTTCTGAGGTGGCTAAAGGATAAGACGGTGCGATGCTTTTGTTGTAAATGCTTTCTAACTCAGGCAGAGATTTTGAAACACATTTTCATCCATGGGTTAACTTGCCTCTTCTGCACCAGTATTTTCTACGATTTAAAAAGCCTTGTGACTCACACACGAACTGCGcataaaggaaagaaggaactgcACTCAGATTACGAAGATAAAGGGTTTCAGCTTGCGAGCGATTCTGAAGGTCAGCTAATATTCCCTCATTTTGACTTCAGTATAACTTCAAAAGAACTTGGTGAAAGAGAAGTGCATCTAGTTGCACTTGCTGGTGTCAATTCAAAGACACTTATTCCTTTGTATATCAAAGTGCAACAAGAGGATGCCGGAACAAGCAGAGAGAACAAGAAAGTTTCTACTTGCCCTTTTTGTTTCGGTATTTTCACTAGCACTGACGCCTACGAAATGCACTTGAAAGAGCAGCACCAGATCATGCCAACCGTGCACCCCGTTTTGAAGACTCCTGCTTTTAAATGTATCCACTGCTGCGGAGTATACACTGGCAACATGACTCTAACTGCCGTAACTGTGCACTTGCTTCGATGTCGCAGTGCTCGTGAACAGACCTTGTCAGCTATGAAGATGCAGGCTGACCTTCGTGAGAAGCAGGATCTACCACTTTTGAATGGGGagaaccatgaggatgctgctcTTTTAGCCAAGAGGAAACAGTCTGATCATCTTTATGCTGCTTGTGTTTCAGAAGACCAAAGCGATGAGGATCCGCCCTTCTTCATTATAAATAATGGCGCAGACCAGATCCCAGTAAAGGAGGTGAATTGTGTGCCTTCGAAACGACAAAAGTCTGATCATAAAACTGAAACCAAGGGAGAGATTTCAGTTGAAGATCTTAATCTGTTGGTGTTGAATCCGAAGCCATTCCAACAAAGCTCAAATGAAGTCCAAAAAAGGTTTCTTGCAGATTATTTTCACAAGAAGCCCTATCCTAGTAAAAAAGAACTACAATTACTGTCATCCATGTTACGTGCATGGAAAGTGGATGTTGCGTCATTTTTTGGGAGAAAGAGATACTTTTGCCTAAAGGCAATAAAAAATGCTAAGCCATCTGTGCTGTTGGGCTTTAGTATGTCAGAACTTAGAAATGTAAAGCACAGTTTGAATTTAAACTGTGAATCGGAGGGTgtataa